A stretch of Aeromicrobium tamlense DNA encodes these proteins:
- a CDS encoding GNAT family N-acetyltransferase: MRLTLAETEAHRREVLALFLDTFSDIAPTAVPMPHVDHLYRPAIAQVRDDTGALVASALTCVPQKAAGVALLPPQMRPQGLSRAAERVSELDLVAVQPDRRGQGVGQKMIEFLESVLVSRGVRTWFGCATPDLDVAALRHFYARAGFKVLTEGQPLPPLGGQNWSVPFAEAPAFYFWKKLRAAH, encoded by the coding sequence GTGAGATTGACCCTTGCCGAGACGGAAGCCCATCGCCGCGAGGTCCTGGCATTGTTTCTCGACACGTTCAGCGACATTGCTCCGACCGCCGTGCCGATGCCTCACGTCGACCACCTGTACCGGCCTGCGATCGCGCAGGTGCGCGACGACACAGGGGCGCTCGTTGCCTCCGCCCTCACATGCGTCCCTCAGAAAGCTGCAGGCGTGGCGCTCCTGCCTCCACAGATGCGACCGCAGGGACTCAGCAGAGCCGCTGAACGGGTCAGCGAACTCGACCTCGTGGCCGTGCAGCCCGATCGCAGAGGGCAAGGCGTGGGCCAGAAGATGATCGAGTTTCTCGAATCGGTTCTGGTCTCCCGTGGGGTGCGTACGTGGTTCGGCTGCGCGACCCCCGATCTCGACGTTGCCGCCCTGCGCCATTTCTACGCTCGAGCTGGCTTCAAGGTGCTCACGGAGGGGCAGCCCCTTCCTCCACTCGGTGGTCAGAACTGGAGCGTCCCATTCGCAGAAGCGCCCGCCTTCTACTTCTGGAAGAAACTCCGCGCCGCACATTGA
- a CDS encoding abortive infection system antitoxin AbiGi family protein: MVKIQDLLHRRTDLSTFLVHLSRDGGPGHSARENLISILAAGQITAGNPLGPARELEPVLEGTGVTQRVVCLTETPLEHVWMMLEQIEGRQVQFAPYGLATTKVAARVAGANPVWYTDMTKYGRTWPLSYMNDLVEQACARATVDGELRPTLLANEPFLRIAPYFETMGPTNGPGLNKEFWWEREWRMVGDYHLGNPKRWMALLAPEADHESLRADIAEIDADPGWAKRPILDPYWGLERMLAELAEVNPDYIGPFTSR; the protein is encoded by the coding sequence ATGGTGAAGATCCAAGACCTTCTCCACCGACGCACGGACCTCTCCACGTTCTTGGTTCACCTATCGCGCGACGGCGGGCCGGGACACTCGGCGCGGGAGAACCTGATTTCAATCCTTGCGGCCGGACAGATCACAGCCGGAAATCCACTTGGTCCCGCGCGGGAGCTCGAACCCGTGCTTGAAGGAACGGGTGTCACCCAGCGAGTTGTGTGTCTAACTGAGACTCCGCTGGAACACGTCTGGATGATGCTCGAGCAAATCGAGGGTCGACAGGTGCAGTTCGCTCCCTACGGGCTCGCCACGACCAAGGTTGCCGCACGCGTCGCGGGGGCGAATCCGGTCTGGTACACCGACATGACCAAGTACGGACGCACATGGCCGCTGTCCTACATGAACGATCTAGTTGAGCAAGCATGTGCGCGGGCAACGGTCGATGGAGAGCTCCGGCCCACTCTCCTCGCGAATGAGCCTTTCCTCAGGATTGCCCCGTACTTTGAAACGATGGGCCCGACCAACGGCCCAGGACTCAATAAGGAGTTCTGGTGGGAACGAGAGTGGCGCATGGTTGGCGATTACCATCTCGGGAATCCGAAGAGGTGGATGGCTCTCCTCGCGCCGGAGGCCGACCACGAATCGCTTCGAGCTGACATCGCGGAGATAGACGCTGATCCGGGGTGGGCAAAGAGACCGATCCTCGATCCCTACTGGGGGCTCGAACGGATGCTGGCGGAGTTGGCGGAAGTCAACCCGGACTACATAGGTCCATTCACGTCCCGATAG
- a CDS encoding DUF2750 domain-containing protein, whose translation MSISAAHVERFYTEASDRGEVWTIRDAGGYPAPEDATGRRAMPFWSLRSRVELVISSVEAYADFEAVPIPLDVWRERWLPGLGEDKMLVGLNWAGPRATGWDLSPTDVESRFLDRNV comes from the coding sequence GTGAGCATCAGCGCGGCGCACGTCGAGCGCTTCTATACCGAAGCGAGTGATCGTGGCGAAGTGTGGACCATTCGAGACGCCGGAGGGTACCCAGCGCCGGAGGACGCCACTGGGCGACGGGCGATGCCCTTCTGGTCACTTCGCTCTCGAGTCGAGTTGGTCATCAGCTCCGTCGAGGCGTACGCAGACTTCGAGGCCGTACCAATTCCACTCGACGTCTGGCGTGAACGATGGCTTCCAGGTCTGGGCGAAGACAAGATGCTCGTCGGACTCAACTGGGCAGGGCCCCGTGCAACCGGGTGGGACCTCTCGCCGACGGACGTCGAAAGCCGCTTCCTGGACCGGAACGTCTAG
- a CDS encoding acetyl-CoA carboxylase family protein, whose protein sequence is MKVLIANRGEIAARIERAVLALGWTAQHVHTAEEAGTAGPDSHPLPRAGVAGYLDVEAIVAAAVLTGSDLVHPGYGFLSESAELARACEASGLTFVGPEPSTLELFGDKGRAREHALAQGVPVLDATDRDASLADVTALLERHPGGIMIKAVSGGGGRGMRPVTDPADLAEAYDRCRSEAERAFGSSAVYAERLLPSAKHIEVQVLGDGSAVVTLGERECSVQRRHQKVIETAPSPSLTDAHRERLVAWAKDLTAPLGYRGLATVEFLVNAELLHHGGPLDAVFIEVNPRLQVEHTVTEKVTGVDLVRSQLLVASGQSLDEVGLSGDVRPRPGLVAIQSRVNAEEVVGGTVVATTGTVTEFTAPEGVRVDTGIAPGAVVDGTFDSLLAKVITVTEGDHAAACADAAEAVAALRVEGVRTNVSLLRELLTSDVVRRGDVTTAWLDGLLAERAESERSADASGTVASVMNGTVLAVSVKVGDTVGPRTPLATLESMKMEHPITAGFAGTVTEVLVAEGDQVAAGQTVAVVAPDDSIEHDHAEDEDVDLDHVRPDLAELHDRIARTRDDARTEAVAKRHARGHLTAREWVDLLVDEGTFTEYGALTVAAQRQRRSLEDLMANTPADGIITGLGTINGATSEASSRCAVLAYDYTVLAGTQGYFNHKKTDRLLELARDRKLPVVLFAEGGGGRPGDTDTADLLAAGLNVRTFATMGSLSGVVPTVGIVTGRCFAGNAALLGCCDVIIGTEDANLGMAGPAMIEGGGLGVFTPEQIGPMSVQGPNGVVDIVVADDAEAISVAQRYLSYFQGAQPEWTAADQRRLRHVIGENRKQVYDIRTVIESLVDTDSVLELRREFGTGAITALVRIEGRPYGLVANNPAHLGGAIDADAADKMARFLQLCDSHGLPVVSLCDTPGFMVGPESEQTATVRHFSRLFVIAAHLSVPMTTIVLRKAYGLGAQAMAAGGFAETTATISWPTGEIGGMGLEGAVRLGFSKELAAIEDEQARAERYEELVAQHYEAGKAINGAMKLELDEVIDPADTRRWIVATLGDWQGEGSHRFVDTW, encoded by the coding sequence ATGAAGGTCCTGATCGCCAACCGTGGTGAGATCGCCGCGCGGATCGAACGCGCGGTGCTCGCGCTCGGCTGGACGGCGCAGCACGTCCACACCGCCGAGGAGGCCGGCACCGCCGGTCCCGACAGCCACCCGCTCCCCCGGGCCGGCGTCGCGGGCTACCTCGACGTCGAGGCGATCGTCGCCGCCGCCGTGCTCACCGGCTCGGACCTCGTGCACCCCGGCTACGGCTTCCTCAGCGAGAGCGCCGAGCTGGCCCGGGCCTGCGAGGCCTCGGGTCTGACGTTCGTCGGTCCCGAGCCGTCGACGCTGGAGCTCTTCGGCGACAAGGGTCGCGCCCGCGAGCACGCCCTCGCCCAGGGCGTCCCCGTCCTCGACGCCACGGACCGGGACGCGAGCCTCGCCGATGTCACCGCGCTCCTCGAGCGCCACCCCGGCGGCATCATGATCAAGGCCGTCTCCGGCGGCGGCGGGCGCGGCATGCGTCCCGTCACCGACCCGGCCGACCTCGCCGAGGCCTACGACCGCTGCCGCTCCGAGGCCGAGCGCGCCTTCGGCAGCTCGGCCGTCTACGCCGAGCGCCTGCTGCCCAGCGCCAAGCACATCGAGGTCCAGGTCCTCGGCGACGGCTCGGCCGTCGTCACGCTCGGCGAGCGCGAGTGCTCGGTGCAGCGCCGCCACCAGAAGGTCATCGAGACCGCGCCGAGCCCCTCGCTCACCGACGCCCACCGCGAGCGCCTGGTCGCGTGGGCCAAGGACCTCACCGCTCCCCTCGGCTACCGCGGCCTGGCCACGGTGGAGTTCCTCGTCAACGCCGAGCTGCTGCACCACGGCGGCCCGCTCGACGCCGTCTTCATCGAGGTCAACCCGCGCCTGCAGGTCGAGCACACCGTGACCGAGAAGGTCACCGGCGTCGACCTCGTGAGGTCGCAGCTGCTCGTCGCCTCCGGACAGTCCCTGGACGAGGTCGGCCTGTCCGGCGACGTCCGCCCGCGCCCCGGTCTCGTCGCGATCCAGTCGCGCGTGAACGCCGAGGAGGTCGTCGGCGGCACGGTCGTCGCGACCACCGGCACCGTCACCGAGTTCACCGCGCCCGAGGGCGTCCGCGTCGACACGGGCATCGCGCCCGGCGCCGTCGTCGACGGCACGTTCGACTCCCTGCTCGCGAAGGTCATCACCGTCACCGAAGGCGACCACGCCGCCGCGTGCGCCGACGCCGCCGAGGCCGTCGCCGCGCTGCGGGTCGAGGGCGTGCGGACGAACGTGTCGCTGCTGCGCGAGCTGCTGACCTCCGACGTCGTCCGCCGTGGCGACGTCACCACCGCGTGGCTCGACGGCCTGCTCGCCGAGCGTGCCGAGTCCGAACGCTCCGCCGACGCGTCCGGCACCGTGGCCTCGGTCATGAACGGCACCGTCCTGGCGGTGTCGGTGAAGGTCGGCGACACCGTCGGCCCGCGCACCCCGCTGGCGACGCTCGAGTCGATGAAGATGGAGCACCCGATCACGGCGGGCTTCGCGGGCACGGTCACCGAGGTCCTCGTCGCCGAGGGCGACCAGGTCGCGGCCGGCCAGACGGTGGCCGTCGTCGCGCCCGACGACTCCATCGAGCACGACCATGCCGAGGACGAGGACGTCGACCTCGACCACGTCCGTCCCGACCTGGCCGAGCTGCACGACCGGATCGCCCGCACCCGCGACGACGCCCGCACCGAGGCCGTCGCGAAGCGGCACGCCCGCGGGCACCTCACCGCCCGCGAGTGGGTGGACCTGCTCGTGGACGAGGGCACGTTCACCGAGTACGGCGCGCTGACCGTCGCGGCCCAGCGGCAGCGCCGCAGCCTCGAGGACCTCATGGCCAACACGCCCGCCGACGGCATCATCACGGGCCTCGGCACGATCAACGGCGCGACGTCCGAGGCGTCGAGCCGCTGCGCCGTGCTGGCCTACGACTACACCGTGCTCGCCGGCACGCAGGGCTACTTCAACCACAAGAAGACCGACCGCCTGCTCGAGCTGGCACGCGATCGGAAGCTGCCGGTGGTGCTGTTCGCCGAGGGCGGCGGCGGTCGTCCCGGCGACACCGACACCGCCGACCTGCTGGCCGCGGGCCTCAACGTGCGCACCTTCGCCACGATGGGCTCGCTCAGCGGCGTCGTTCCGACGGTCGGCATCGTGACGGGCCGCTGCTTCGCGGGCAACGCTGCGCTGCTCGGCTGCTGCGACGTCATCATCGGCACCGAGGACGCGAACCTCGGCATGGCCGGCCCCGCGATGATCGAGGGCGGCGGCCTGGGCGTCTTCACGCCCGAGCAGATCGGCCCGATGTCGGTGCAGGGCCCAAACGGCGTCGTGGACATCGTCGTGGCCGACGACGCCGAGGCGATCAGCGTGGCCCAGCGCTACCTCTCCTACTTCCAGGGCGCGCAGCCCGAGTGGACCGCCGCCGACCAGCGCCGCCTGCGCCACGTCATCGGCGAGAACCGCAAGCAGGTCTACGACATCCGCACGGTCATCGAATCGCTCGTCGACACCGACAGCGTGCTGGAGCTGCGCCGCGAGTTCGGCACCGGCGCGATCACCGCGCTCGTCCGGATCGAGGGCCGCCCGTACGGCCTCGTCGCGAACAACCCGGCGCACCTGGGCGGCGCGATCGACGCCGACGCGGCCGACAAGATGGCGCGCTTCCTGCAGCTGTGCGACTCGCACGGCCTGCCGGTGGTCTCGCTGTGCGACACCCCGGGCTTCATGGTCGGCCCCGAGAGCGAGCAGACCGCCACGGTCCGCCACTTCAGCCGCCTGTTCGTGATCGCCGCGCACCTCAGCGTGCCGATGACGACGATCGTGCTGCGCAAGGCCTACGGGCTCGGCGCGCAGGCGATGGCGGCGGGCGGCTTCGCCGAGACCACCGCCACGATCTCGTGGCCGACGGGCGAGATCGGCGGCATGGGCCTCGAGGGCGCCGTGCGGCTCGGCTTCTCCAAGGAGCTCGCCGCGATCGAGGACGAGCAGGCCCGCGCCGAGCGCTACGAGGAGCTGGTCGCCCAGCACTACGAGGCCGGCAAGGCGATCAACGGCGCCATGAAGCTCGAGCTCGACGAGGTCATCGACCCCGCCGACACCCGCCGCTGGATCGTCGCCACCCTCGGCGACTGGCAGGGCGAGGGCTCCCACCGCTTCGTCGACACCTGGTGA
- a CDS encoding TetR/AcrR family transcriptional regulator produces the protein MTQGWAVREDHDRADARRHGELLVAAREAFEELGYGATTIAEITRRAGVSRATFYVYFASKEQVFAVLAEQVRDRFLRAQDLSDLDRDDVDGVLRRTIETTLEATVENLALMTVLNHQAVADPELRALWSQIQGEAVHRTAVYVGQHAKSGRVNPVADPEALGLMGAGMNDRYAPLVVAGETTVAAAVEEMHRIWMACLGR, from the coding sequence ATGACACAGGGCTGGGCGGTCCGCGAGGACCACGACCGCGCCGACGCCAGGCGCCACGGCGAGCTGCTCGTCGCCGCGCGCGAGGCGTTCGAGGAGCTCGGCTACGGCGCCACGACGATCGCCGAGATCACGCGCCGCGCGGGCGTCAGCCGAGCCACCTTCTACGTCTACTTCGCCTCGAAGGAGCAGGTCTTCGCGGTGCTCGCCGAGCAGGTCCGCGACCGCTTCCTGCGCGCGCAGGACCTCTCCGACCTCGACCGCGACGACGTCGACGGCGTCCTGCGCCGCACGATCGAGACCACGCTCGAGGCCACCGTCGAGAACCTCGCGCTGATGACGGTGCTCAACCACCAGGCCGTGGCCGACCCCGAGCTGCGCGCCCTGTGGAGCCAGATCCAGGGCGAGGCCGTGCACCGCACCGCCGTCTACGTCGGCCAGCACGCCAAGTCGGGTCGGGTGAATCCCGTCGCCGACCCCGAGGCGCTCGGCCTCATGGGCGCCGGCATGAACGACCGCTATGCGCCCCTCGTCGTCGCCGGCGAGACCACCGTGGCCGCCGCCGTCGAGGAGATGCACCGCATCTGGATGGCCTGCCTCGGCCGCTGA
- a CDS encoding acyl-CoA thioesterase, translating to MSALPSLAEVDALGPLFVREVPERYRDLNGHVNVRGHYDLHMDAAEESWERQVGLDQAFLDRTGESSFSIAHHVQFHHEILVGHEVSAYLRILGRAPKTVHAVTVVANRTTGEIASTLEFVEAYVDLTTRRATEFAPEVAERIDALLAEHAALPWSLPSSHQLGTSRPS from the coding sequence GTGAGCGCACTGCCCTCGTTAGCCGAGGTCGATGCGCTGGGCCCGCTGTTCGTGCGCGAGGTCCCCGAGCGGTACCGCGACCTCAACGGCCACGTGAACGTGCGCGGGCACTACGACCTGCACATGGACGCGGCCGAGGAGTCCTGGGAGCGCCAGGTGGGCCTCGATCAGGCCTTCCTCGACCGCACCGGGGAAAGCTCGTTCAGCATCGCCCACCACGTGCAGTTCCACCACGAGATCCTCGTGGGCCACGAGGTGTCGGCGTACCTGCGGATCCTGGGGCGCGCCCCCAAGACGGTCCACGCGGTCACGGTCGTGGCCAACCGCACCACCGGCGAGATCGCCAGCACCCTGGAGTTCGTCGAGGCCTACGTCGACCTCACGACGCGGCGCGCGACGGAGTTCGCCCCCGAGGTCGCCGAGCGCATCGACGCCCTCCTGGCCGAGCACGCGGCCCTGCCGTGGTCGCTGCCGTCGAGCCACCAGCTCGGCACCTCGCGCCCCTCCTGA
- a CDS encoding AMP-binding protein, which produces MTTPQTLDQYVETVRRLQADLRPAGIPAEVHYPAGEITIPAHVSHWAAERPDQVALALGDTRFTYAELDDAHRRVATWMSAHGVGRGDRVAIYLGNSTEFVIAFLAVLRLGAVHVPVNPMFQPAELAYELLDSEPVLVVTNQALSPTLEACADRVPAIPVLLTDGTGEFGWESAIAAEPYAGDDGDLDSLAALNYTGGTTGMPKGCQHSQRHMLYTVASAATATAMPADGSYVSLCYLPIFWIAGEDLGILIPFVLGGTSILMARWNAAEVVDTIERERVTLMTGTVENYLELMETQDLTTRDLSSLEDPQAVSFIRKMTPEVRRRWAELVPGSTLRESSYGMTETHTIDCVPYGFAENDFDLLSEPVFCGIPVPGTDIAVVELGTQTPVPLGEVGEIIVRSPSVTDGYWRNEEATRDQLVDGWIHTGDNGRIDEQGFLHYLGRRKEMIKVNGMSVFPADVEMLLAQHPAVDSVAVVPTDDPDTGQRPVAFVVPRADSDVTSEELVTWARGNMATYKVPLVKVLGSLPLTATGKVRKNELADDAAALNAKVSS; this is translated from the coding sequence ATGACGACCCCGCAGACCCTCGACCAGTACGTGGAGACCGTCCGCCGGCTCCAGGCCGACCTCCGTCCCGCCGGGATCCCGGCCGAGGTGCACTACCCCGCCGGCGAGATCACGATCCCGGCCCACGTCTCGCACTGGGCCGCCGAGCGTCCCGACCAGGTCGCGCTCGCCCTGGGTGACACCCGCTTCACGTACGCCGAGCTCGACGACGCGCACCGCCGCGTCGCCACGTGGATGTCCGCGCACGGCGTCGGCCGCGGCGACCGCGTCGCGATCTACCTCGGCAACTCCACCGAGTTCGTCATCGCCTTCCTCGCCGTGCTGCGCCTGGGCGCCGTGCACGTGCCGGTGAACCCGATGTTCCAGCCGGCCGAGCTCGCCTACGAGCTGCTCGACAGCGAGCCCGTCCTCGTCGTCACGAACCAGGCACTCTCCCCCACGCTCGAGGCCTGCGCCGACCGCGTGCCCGCGATCCCCGTCCTGCTGACCGACGGCACGGGCGAGTTCGGCTGGGAGTCCGCGATCGCGGCCGAGCCGTACGCCGGCGACGACGGCGACCTCGACTCGCTCGCGGCCCTGAACTACACCGGCGGCACCACCGGCATGCCGAAGGGCTGCCAGCACAGCCAGCGCCACATGCTCTACACCGTGGCCAGCGCCGCCACCGCCACCGCGATGCCGGCCGACGGCAGCTACGTCTCGCTCTGCTACCTGCCGATCTTCTGGATCGCCGGCGAGGACCTGGGCATCCTCATCCCGTTCGTCCTCGGCGGCACCAGCATCCTCATGGCCCGCTGGAACGCGGCCGAGGTGGTCGACACGATCGAGCGCGAGCGGGTCACCCTGATGACCGGCACGGTCGAGAACTACCTCGAGCTGATGGAGACGCAGGACCTGACGACCCGCGACCTCAGCTCGCTGGAGGACCCCCAGGCCGTCTCGTTCATCCGCAAGATGACCCCCGAGGTCCGCCGCCGCTGGGCCGAGCTCGTTCCCGGCTCCACCCTGCGCGAGTCCTCGTACGGCATGACCGAGACGCACACGATCGACTGCGTGCCCTACGGCTTCGCCGAGAACGACTTCGACCTGCTCTCCGAGCCGGTGTTCTGCGGCATCCCCGTGCCCGGCACCGACATCGCGGTCGTCGAGCTGGGCACGCAGACCCCCGTCCCACTGGGCGAGGTCGGCGAGATCATCGTCCGCAGCCCCTCGGTCACCGACGGCTACTGGCGCAACGAGGAGGCCACCCGCGACCAGCTGGTCGACGGCTGGATCCACACCGGCGACAACGGCCGCATCGACGAGCAGGGCTTCCTGCACTACCTCGGTCGTCGCAAGGAGATGATCAAGGTCAACGGCATGAGCGTCTTCCCCGCCGACGTCGAGATGCTGCTGGCACAGCACCCCGCGGTCGACTCGGTCGCGGTCGTGCCCACCGACGATCCCGACACCGGCCAGCGTCCGGTCGCCTTCGTCGTCCCGCGCGCTGACAGCGACGTCACGTCCGAGGAGCTCGTGACGTGGGCCCGCGGCAACATGGCCACCTACAAGGTGCCGCTCGTCAAGGTGCTCGGCTCGCTGCCGCTGACCGCCACGGGCAAGGTGCGCAAGAACGAGCTCGCCGACGACGCGGCCGCGCTCAACGCGAAGGTCTCGTCGTGA
- a CDS encoding TetR/AcrR family transcriptional regulator has translation MTETSSQGREQAVSPAYLIDRERAERRIEEFWDERATGASRRILRGATLAFADLGYHGASTREIANRAGMSPAAVYIHFESKQELFHHIALEGHRASTGSFSEPARRASDPLTQLKLGIASFAMWNAEMNLLSRSIEYEIRLHRGPEFADIWTLRRNVDEHLLEIINTGVAQGAFTVADPEWARIMIFSAAIDVSRWYRHGSRRTPAEIGFQYADLAMTLVGATDVPR, from the coding sequence GTGACCGAGACGAGCAGCCAGGGCCGGGAGCAGGCCGTGTCCCCGGCCTACCTGATCGACCGCGAGCGCGCCGAGCGGCGCATCGAGGAGTTCTGGGACGAGCGCGCCACGGGCGCCTCTCGCCGCATCCTGCGTGGTGCCACGCTGGCCTTCGCCGACCTCGGCTACCACGGCGCGTCGACCCGCGAGATCGCCAACCGCGCCGGCATGAGCCCGGCCGCGGTCTACATCCACTTCGAGTCCAAGCAGGAGCTCTTCCACCACATCGCACTCGAGGGCCACCGGGCCTCGACCGGCTCCTTCAGCGAGCCCGCGCGCCGGGCCAGCGACCCGCTCACCCAGCTCAAGCTCGGCATCGCGTCGTTCGCGATGTGGAACGCCGAGATGAACCTGCTCTCGCGCTCGATCGAGTACGAGATCCGCCTGCACCGCGGTCCGGAGTTCGCCGACATCTGGACCCTGCGCCGCAACGTCGACGAACACCTGCTGGAGATCATCAACACCGGCGTGGCGCAGGGTGCGTTCACCGTGGCGGATCCCGAGTGGGCCCGGATCATGATCTTCTCGGCCGCGATCGACGTCTCGCGCTGGTACCGGCACGGCTCGCGCCGCACGCCGGCCGAGATCGGGTTCCAGTACGCGGACCTGGCGATGACCCTCGTCGGCGCGACTGACGTGCCCCGCTGA
- a CDS encoding biotin/lipoyl-binding carrier protein yields MTDVRAELTASVFKVEVAVGDEVEEGQPLVILESMKMEIPVISTRAGRVEELLFSEGDIVEEGAVVARLAD; encoded by the coding sequence ATGACCGATGTGCGAGCCGAGCTGACGGCTTCGGTGTTCAAGGTGGAGGTCGCCGTCGGCGATGAGGTCGAGGAGGGTCAGCCCCTGGTGATCCTCGAGTCGATGAAGATGGAGATCCCGGTGATCTCCACGCGCGCCGGTCGCGTCGAAGAACTCCTGTTCTCCGAGGGAGATATCGTCGAGGAGGGCGCCGTCGTGGCGCGCCTGGCCGACTGA
- a CDS encoding acyl-CoA carboxylase subunit beta, translating into MSHVWSDEIDEISRRKQLAELLGGEDKIRRQHEAGRSTVRERITDLLDADSFEEIGGMAGFATYAEDGSTVAVMPANFLFGLGEIDGRRVALGADDFTIRGGAADASIMAKQVDSERLAGALRVPLVRLVEGTGGGGSVRMIEDAGYTYVPANPGWDALVDNLSLVPVVAACMGPVAGLGAGRVAMSHFSVLIEGISQMFVAGPPVVKHATGENLTKEELGGADVHRRSGAIDRIVPDEKAALQAVRDFLSYLPSSVHGLPPVVEAVAPATGAEGLADVVPRNRRQPYRLRTILDAIFDGGSNFEYAGYGASVYTGLARLDGHPVGVVATDPYKGATMTPNGADALTRLIDLCETFHLPIVSLTDQAGMMIGLQAEKSASIRRGARAVVAAYQARVPMAEIIVRRVFGVGGAGQINRHRFNRQWAWPSGDWGSLPVEGGVEAAYRADLEASDDPEALMADIHQRLEAARSPFRTAERYGVADLIDPRRSREVLTRWVRDAYRVIPEQVGPPSFGTRP; encoded by the coding sequence GTGAGCCACGTGTGGTCCGACGAGATCGACGAGATCTCGCGCCGGAAGCAGCTGGCCGAATTGCTCGGCGGCGAGGACAAGATCCGTCGCCAGCACGAGGCCGGGCGCAGCACCGTGCGCGAGCGGATCACCGATCTGCTCGACGCCGACTCCTTCGAGGAGATCGGCGGCATGGCCGGCTTCGCGACGTACGCCGAGGACGGCTCGACCGTTGCGGTGATGCCCGCGAACTTCCTCTTCGGCCTGGGTGAGATCGACGGCCGGCGCGTCGCGCTCGGCGCCGACGACTTCACGATCCGCGGCGGCGCCGCCGACGCGTCGATCATGGCGAAGCAGGTCGACTCCGAGCGCCTCGCGGGCGCGCTGCGCGTGCCGCTGGTCCGCCTCGTCGAGGGCACCGGCGGTGGCGGCAGCGTCCGGATGATCGAGGACGCCGGCTACACCTACGTGCCCGCGAACCCGGGCTGGGACGCGCTCGTCGACAACCTCTCGCTGGTCCCCGTCGTGGCCGCCTGCATGGGCCCCGTCGCGGGTCTCGGTGCCGGTCGCGTGGCGATGAGCCACTTCAGCGTCCTCATCGAGGGCATCTCGCAGATGTTCGTGGCCGGCCCGCCGGTCGTGAAGCACGCCACCGGCGAGAACCTCACCAAGGAGGAGCTCGGCGGCGCCGACGTGCACCGCCGCAGCGGCGCGATCGACCGGATCGTCCCCGACGAGAAGGCCGCGCTGCAGGCCGTCCGCGACTTCCTGTCCTACCTGCCGTCGAGCGTGCACGGACTGCCGCCGGTCGTCGAGGCCGTCGCCCCCGCGACAGGCGCCGAGGGCCTGGCCGACGTCGTGCCGCGCAACCGTCGCCAGCCCTACCGCCTGCGCACGATCCTCGACGCGATCTTCGACGGCGGCTCGAACTTCGAGTACGCCGGCTACGGCGCCTCGGTCTACACGGGCCTGGCCCGGCTCGACGGACACCCGGTCGGCGTCGTCGCCACCGACCCGTACAAGGGCGCCACCATGACGCCCAACGGCGCCGACGCGCTGACCCGCCTGATCGACCTGTGCGAGACGTTCCACCTGCCGATCGTCAGCCTCACCGACCAGGCCGGCATGATGATCGGCCTGCAGGCCGAGAAGTCGGCCTCGATCCGTCGCGGCGCCCGCGCCGTGGTCGCGGCCTACCAGGCCCGCGTGCCGATGGCCGAGATCATCGTGCGCCGGGTGTTCGGCGTCGGCGGCGCCGGCCAGATCAACCGCCACCGCTTCAACCGCCAGTGGGCCTGGCCCTCGGGTGACTGGGGCTCGCTGCCCGTCGAGGGCGGCGTCGAGGCCGCCTACCGCGCCGATCTCGAGGCCTCGGACGACCCCGAGGCGCTCATGGCCGACATCCACCAGCGACTCGAGGCCGCCCGCTCGCCGTTCCGCACGGCCGAGCGCTACGGCGTCGCCGACCTCATCGACCCGCGCCGCTCGCGCGAGGTGCTCACCCGCTGGGTGCGCGACGCCTACCGCGTGATCCCCGAGCAGGTCGGTCCGCCGTCCTTCGGAACGAGGCCCTGA